The following proteins are co-located in the Microbacterium sp. Clip185 genome:
- a CDS encoding metal-sulfur cluster assembly factor, which translates to MTATITPEKYDEVTEALKDVMDPELGVNVVDLGLIYDLAWDDENDALVIHMTLTSAGCPLTDVLEEQTAQALDSVVDRFRINWVWMPPWGPERITDDGRDMMRALGFAI; encoded by the coding sequence ATGACCGCGACGATCACCCCGGAGAAGTACGACGAGGTCACCGAGGCTCTGAAAGACGTCATGGACCCCGAACTGGGTGTCAATGTCGTCGACCTGGGGCTCATCTACGATCTCGCCTGGGATGACGAGAACGATGCTCTCGTCATCCACATGACGCTGACCTCTGCGGGGTGCCCGCTGACCGACGTGCTCGAAGAGCAGACGGCGCAGGCGCTGGATTCGGTCGTTGACCGGTTCCGGATCAACTGGGTATGGATGCCGCCGTGGGGCCCGGAGCGGATCACCGACGACGGGCGCGACATGATGCGGGCGCTCGGCTTCGCGATCTGA
- the sufC gene encoding Fe-S cluster assembly ATPase SufC → MSVLEIRDLHVTVETDEGTTPILNGVTLTIRTGETHAIMGPNGSGKSTLAYTIAGHPKYTVTGGSITLDGEDVLEMSVDERARAGLFLAMQYPVEVPGITVTNFLRTAKTAIDGEAPAIRTWTKDVKAAMSNLRMDAKFAQRNVNEGFSGGEKKRHEILQLELLKPKVAILDETDSGLDVDALKIVSEGVNRAKAETDLGVLLITHYTRILNYIRPDFVHVLVNGRVAEEGGPELAERLENEGYDRFLEPGVQAGA, encoded by the coding sequence ATGTCTGTGCTCGAGATCCGCGACCTCCATGTGACGGTCGAGACCGATGAGGGGACCACCCCCATCCTGAACGGCGTCACTCTGACGATCCGCACGGGTGAGACCCATGCCATCATGGGCCCCAACGGGTCGGGCAAGTCGACGCTCGCTTACACGATCGCCGGACACCCGAAGTACACCGTGACGGGTGGTTCGATCACCCTCGATGGCGAGGACGTCCTCGAGATGAGCGTCGACGAGCGCGCCCGTGCCGGTCTCTTCCTCGCGATGCAGTATCCCGTCGAGGTGCCGGGAATCACGGTGACGAACTTCCTGCGCACGGCAAAGACCGCGATCGACGGCGAGGCTCCGGCTATCCGGACCTGGACCAAGGACGTCAAGGCGGCCATGAGCAACCTGCGGATGGACGCCAAGTTCGCCCAGCGCAACGTCAACGAGGGCTTCTCCGGCGGCGAGAAGAAGCGTCACGAGATCCTCCAGCTCGAGCTGCTCAAGCCCAAGGTCGCGATCCTGGACGAGACCGACTCCGGCCTCGACGTCGACGCGCTGAAGATCGTGTCCGAGGGTGTCAACCGCGCCAAGGCGGAGACGGACCTCGGCGTTCTGCTCATCACGCACTACACCCGCATCCTCAACTACATCCGTCCCGACTTCGTTCATGTGCTCGTGAACGGCCGCGTCGCGGAAGAGGGGGGCCCTGAACTGGCCGAGCGCCTCGAGAACGAGGGCTACGACCGGTTCCTCGAGCCGGGTGTGCAGGCGGGCGCGTAG
- a CDS encoding non-heme iron oxygenase ferredoxin subunit, which yields MSATRVCALSELQQDEARRVEIDGVPMAVVLDGNGEVHAIGDTCTHGDISLSDGFVEGDTLECWAHGSAFSLRTGKPLNLPAYEPVPVYEVTIEGDDVLIDPAVTKNVD from the coding sequence GTGAGCGCGACGCGCGTGTGCGCTCTGAGTGAGCTGCAGCAGGACGAGGCGCGCCGCGTCGAGATCGACGGCGTACCCATGGCCGTTGTGCTCGACGGCAACGGTGAGGTGCACGCGATCGGCGACACCTGCACCCACGGTGACATCTCGCTCTCGGACGGATTCGTCGAGGGAGACACCCTGGAGTGCTGGGCGCACGGATCCGCGTTCTCGCTGCGTACCGGAAAGCCCCTGAACCTCCCGGCGTACGAGCCGGTACCCGTATACGAGGTCACGATCGAGGGAGACGATGTGCTGATCGATCCCGCCGTGACCAAGAACGTCGACTGA
- the sufD gene encoding Fe-S cluster assembly protein SufD translates to MSPQAEAPVVETAKGHIDPAAAFVPVQTRSERPRANEVSFFETPSGREVNWKHTPIDRIRSLLEDAAGDPGAVAVSVTGPLAAAGLSAEQAPRGEVFTAEDLSAAIAWERSAEALYLSIPSGTELSEPVAVDFRGAGGRAHAHVVIEAQANARGTVLLRHAGVAEFAENVEIIVRDGAALTLVTLQEWDDDAVHVAAHQARVDRDASLRHVVVSFGGGVVRVNPNVELAGTGARGELYGLSFADAGQHLESQVYLHHKGAQTVGDVLYKGALQGETAHSVWIGDVLIGPDAVGTDSYEANRNLVLTDGARADSIPNLEIETGDIRGAGHASATGRFDDEQLFYLQARGIDAEQARRLVVLGFLMEIVQKIGITELEERLVGAIEAELAGERR, encoded by the coding sequence ATGAGCCCCCAGGCCGAAGCCCCCGTGGTCGAGACCGCGAAGGGGCACATCGACCCTGCCGCCGCATTCGTGCCGGTGCAGACCCGTTCGGAGCGCCCGCGTGCGAACGAGGTCTCGTTCTTCGAGACGCCGAGCGGCCGCGAGGTCAACTGGAAGCACACGCCGATCGACCGCATCCGCTCGCTGCTCGAAGACGCTGCAGGCGATCCCGGCGCTGTCGCCGTCTCCGTGACCGGTCCTCTCGCAGCGGCGGGTCTTTCCGCGGAGCAGGCCCCGCGCGGCGAGGTCTTCACGGCCGAGGACCTCAGCGCGGCGATCGCGTGGGAGCGCTCCGCGGAGGCGCTGTACCTGAGTATTCCCAGCGGCACCGAGCTGAGCGAGCCCGTCGCCGTCGACTTCCGTGGCGCCGGCGGACGCGCACACGCGCACGTCGTGATCGAGGCGCAGGCGAACGCACGCGGCACGGTGCTCCTGCGCCACGCGGGTGTCGCCGAGTTCGCCGAGAACGTGGAGATCATCGTCCGTGACGGTGCCGCCCTCACCCTCGTCACCCTCCAGGAATGGGATGACGATGCGGTGCACGTGGCCGCCCACCAGGCGCGCGTCGACCGCGACGCGAGCCTGCGCCACGTCGTGGTCTCGTTCGGGGGCGGCGTCGTGCGCGTGAACCCGAACGTCGAACTCGCCGGCACCGGCGCGCGTGGCGAGCTGTACGGTCTCTCCTTCGCAGACGCCGGTCAGCACCTCGAGAGTCAGGTGTACCTGCACCACAAGGGCGCCCAGACCGTGGGCGACGTGCTCTACAAGGGTGCGCTGCAGGGCGAGACGGCCCACTCCGTCTGGATCGGCGATGTGCTGATCGGACCGGATGCGGTCGGGACGGACTCCTACGAGGCGAACCGCAATCTGGTGCTGACCGACGGTGCTCGGGCGGACTCCATCCCGAATCTCGAGATCGAGACGGGCGACATCCGCGGGGCGGGGCACGCCAGCGCCACCGGCCGTTTCGACGACGAGCAGCTGTTCTACCTGCAGGCCCGCGGCATCGACGCGGAGCAGGCGCGACGCCTGGTGGTGCTCGGCTTCCTCATGGAGATCGTGCAGAAGATCGGCATCACCGAGCTCGAGGAGCGTCTCGTCGGCGCGATCGAGGCGGAGCTGGCGGGGGAGCGGCGGTGA
- the sufB gene encoding Fe-S cluster assembly protein SufB gives MSDVLIDRPELEGLGVYEFGWHDPDAAGASAKRGLTEAVVRDISALKAEPEWMLKTRLKGFQLFGRKPMPTWGADLSDIDFENIKYFVRSTEKQAQSWEDLPEDIRNTYEKLGIPEAERSRLVAGVAAQYESEVVYHQIQEDLEAQGVIFMDTDTALKEHPEFFEEYFGTVIPAGDNKFAALNTAVWSGGSFVYVPKGVHVEIPLQAYFRINTENMGQFERTLIIADEGSYVHYIEGCTAPIYKSDSLHSAVVEIIVKKNARVRYTTIQNWSNNVYNLVTKRAVAHEGATMEWVDGNIGSKVTMKYPSIYLMGEHAKGETLSVAFAGPGQHQDAGAKMIHMAPYTQSSIVSKSIARGGGRAGYRGEVRVDANAHHSANTVRCDALLVDTISRSDTYPAIDIRVDDVQLGHEATVSKVSEEQLFYLMSRGLAEDEAMAMIVRGFIEPIARELPMEYALELNKLIEMGMEGSVG, from the coding sequence ATGTCGGATGTGCTGATCGACCGCCCGGAACTCGAAGGTCTGGGGGTGTACGAGTTCGGATGGCACGACCCCGACGCCGCTGGGGCGAGCGCGAAGCGCGGACTCACCGAGGCCGTCGTTCGCGACATCTCGGCCCTGAAGGCCGAGCCGGAGTGGATGCTGAAGACCCGTCTGAAGGGGTTCCAGCTGTTCGGTCGCAAGCCGATGCCGACCTGGGGCGCGGACCTCAGCGACATCGACTTCGAGAACATCAAGTACTTCGTGCGTTCCACGGAGAAGCAGGCGCAGTCCTGGGAGGACCTCCCCGAGGACATCCGCAACACCTACGAGAAGCTCGGTATCCCTGAGGCGGAGCGCTCGCGGCTGGTGGCGGGTGTCGCAGCACAGTACGAGTCGGAGGTCGTGTACCACCAGATCCAGGAGGATCTGGAGGCGCAGGGCGTCATCTTCATGGACACCGACACGGCGTTGAAGGAGCACCCGGAGTTCTTCGAGGAGTATTTCGGCACCGTCATCCCCGCCGGCGACAACAAGTTCGCCGCTCTGAACACGGCCGTCTGGTCGGGCGGGTCGTTCGTTTACGTGCCCAAAGGCGTGCACGTGGAGATCCCGCTGCAGGCCTACTTCCGTATCAACACGGAGAACATGGGCCAGTTCGAGCGGACCCTCATCATCGCCGACGAGGGCTCTTACGTGCACTACATCGAGGGCTGCACGGCGCCCATCTACAAGAGCGACTCGCTGCACTCGGCCGTCGTCGAGATCATCGTGAAGAAGAACGCCCGCGTGCGCTACACGACGATCCAGAACTGGTCGAACAACGTCTACAACCTGGTGACGAAGCGCGCTGTCGCGCACGAGGGCGCCACCATGGAGTGGGTCGACGGCAACATCGGCTCGAAGGTGACGATGAAGTACCCCTCGATCTACCTCATGGGAGAGCACGCGAAGGGCGAGACCCTCTCGGTGGCCTTCGCCGGTCCCGGTCAGCACCAGGACGCCGGCGCCAAGATGATCCACATGGCGCCGTACACGCAGTCCTCGATCGTCTCGAAGTCGATCGCTCGCGGCGGCGGGCGCGCCGGCTACCGCGGCGAGGTCCGCGTGGATGCGAATGCGCACCACTCCGCCAACACGGTGCGCTGCGACGCGCTGCTGGTCGACACGATCTCGCGTTCCGACACCTATCCGGCCATCGACATCCGGGTCGACGACGTGCAGCTGGGTCACGAGGCGACGGTCTCGAAGGTCAGCGAGGAGCAGCTCTTCTACCTCATGAGCCGCGGCCTTGCCGAGGACGAGGCGATGGCCATGATCGTGCGCGGGTTCATCGAACCCATCGCGCGCGAGCTGCCGATGGAGTACGCACTGGAGTTGAACAAGCTCATCGAGATGGGCATGGAAGGCAGCGTCGGATGA
- a CDS encoding COX15/CtaA family protein, with amino-acid sequence MPAPIALPESDRVRGASGIEVRRPLRVLAWLSFLTEVIIIGTGGAVRLTGSGLGCSEWPLCTPESLVPLPEQGIHGLIEFGNRTMTGVVGIVAVAVVLLTLHAIAGRPAVMRALVFAGGGILLAVPVYALAAALDLPAFGFASGALLAAVIAAAIDAGRRLPRRRDLSTLAWIVLAGVMAQAVVGGFAVLTDLNPFLVGFHYTCSLLLVCVAAAYLVRLDATEGPRTRVVPLWFQIGAHATGLVLAVTILFGVLTTGSGPHSGDANVIRQGFDATILAHVHAWPGYVLAALVLALTVSAWVLRLQPRRWLLVLALAIAVQVTVGVWQAREGLPELLVGIHMVLASLSAAAYTVVVLHLKRPAASGASSADA; translated from the coding sequence ATGCCCGCTCCCATCGCCCTGCCCGAATCCGATCGCGTCCGGGGAGCCTCCGGGATCGAGGTGCGACGCCCGCTGCGCGTGCTGGCCTGGCTCTCGTTCCTGACGGAGGTCATCATCATCGGCACCGGCGGCGCGGTGCGGCTGACCGGCTCGGGTCTGGGCTGCTCTGAGTGGCCGTTGTGCACCCCGGAATCCCTCGTCCCGCTTCCCGAGCAGGGAATCCACGGCCTGATCGAGTTCGGCAACCGGACCATGACGGGCGTGGTGGGGATCGTTGCGGTCGCGGTGGTCCTGCTCACGCTCCACGCGATCGCCGGCCGCCCCGCCGTCATGCGTGCGCTCGTGTTCGCCGGCGGCGGCATCCTCCTCGCCGTCCCCGTCTACGCACTGGCGGCGGCACTCGATCTGCCCGCCTTCGGTTTCGCCTCCGGCGCCCTTCTCGCCGCGGTCATCGCCGCCGCGATCGATGCGGGCAGACGACTGCCCCGACGCCGCGACCTGTCCACGCTCGCGTGGATCGTGTTGGCCGGTGTCATGGCTCAGGCGGTCGTCGGAGGGTTCGCAGTCCTCACCGACCTCAACCCCTTCCTCGTGGGTTTCCACTACACGTGCTCTTTGCTGCTCGTGTGCGTCGCCGCCGCCTATCTCGTGAGGCTCGATGCGACCGAAGGGCCGCGCACTCGGGTCGTGCCGCTGTGGTTCCAGATCGGAGCGCACGCCACCGGGCTCGTGCTCGCCGTGACGATCCTCTTCGGCGTGCTCACCACGGGGTCCGGCCCGCACTCAGGCGACGCCAACGTGATCCGCCAGGGGTTCGACGCCACGATCCTCGCCCACGTACACGCCTGGCCCGGCTACGTCCTCGCCGCTCTCGTGCTCGCGCTCACCGTCAGCGCCTGGGTCCTGCGTCTGCAGCCCAGACGCTGGCTGCTCGTGCTCGCCCTGGCGATCGCCGTGCAGGTCACGGTCGGCGTCTGGCAGGCGCGTGAAGGACTGCCCGAGCTTCTCGTCGGCATCCACATGGTGCTGGCTTCGCTCTCCGCAGCCGCCTACACGGTCGTCGTCCTCCACCTCAAACGGCCCGCCGCATCCGGCGCGTCCTCAGCAGACGCATAG
- a CDS encoding dinucleotide-utilizing enzyme translates to MTTRPRLSRSIPFWGLVAGSAAAVGFGAWLTIDKISVMTSTLTDGSATGVEVYAGQAWALFGAVIAGAGLVGLVAALALGAARSLFAPKVDVVESIAWQEEPGLETDPVAVENAPEASADPEGPSAAAENDAETPAEQQPITR, encoded by the coding sequence ATGACGACCCGCCCCCGCCTGTCCCGCAGCATCCCGTTCTGGGGGCTCGTCGCAGGCTCCGCCGCCGCCGTCGGCTTCGGCGCCTGGCTGACGATCGACAAGATCTCGGTCATGACCTCAACTCTCACCGACGGCAGCGCGACCGGCGTCGAGGTCTACGCCGGTCAGGCGTGGGCCCTGTTCGGCGCCGTCATCGCGGGTGCCGGCCTGGTCGGCCTCGTCGCGGCCCTCGCGCTCGGGGCCGCACGCAGCCTCTTCGCCCCGAAGGTCGACGTCGTCGAGTCCATCGCCTGGCAGGAGGAGCCGGGTCTTGAGACAGACCCCGTGGCGGTCGAGAACGCGCCGGAGGCTTCCGCAGACCCCGAAGGACCCTCCGCCGCTGCGGAGAACGACGCCGAGACCCCCGCGGAGCAGCAGCCCATCACCCGCTGA
- a CDS encoding heme o synthase: MDIMTTSQGEPASAVRPPMGRKVRAYITLTKPRVLELLLVTTVPVMILAQNGLPDLWLVLATVIGGSLSAGSAAAFNMYLDRDIDAHMQRTVNRPLVTGEVSPRGALIFAWTLAVVSTVWLLITTNWLAAALSAGAIFFYVVIYTILLKRRTEQNIVWGGIAGCFPVVIGWSAVTGSLSWAPLILFVLIFLWTPPHYWPLSMKYKDQYENVDVPMLGATRSGSQVGLQVILYAWATVACSLLLIPVASMGMVYSVSALVFGGWFLYESHRLYSRAVRGTEPRPMRVFHASITYLTLLFVAIAIDPLLPF; this comes from the coding sequence ATGGACATCATGACGACGAGCCAGGGCGAGCCCGCATCCGCTGTCCGTCCTCCGATGGGTCGGAAGGTGCGCGCCTACATCACCTTGACGAAGCCGCGCGTGCTCGAGCTGCTGCTCGTGACGACCGTTCCGGTGATGATCCTGGCGCAGAACGGGCTTCCTGATCTCTGGCTGGTGCTGGCGACCGTCATCGGCGGATCGTTGAGCGCAGGCTCTGCCGCCGCGTTCAACATGTACCTCGATCGCGATATCGACGCGCACATGCAGCGCACGGTGAACCGGCCCCTCGTGACCGGCGAAGTCTCGCCTCGCGGCGCGCTGATCTTCGCGTGGACGCTGGCGGTGGTCTCGACCGTCTGGCTGCTGATCACCACGAACTGGCTGGCCGCCGCTCTGTCGGCCGGCGCGATCTTCTTCTACGTCGTCATCTACACGATCCTGCTCAAGCGTCGTACCGAGCAGAACATCGTGTGGGGCGGCATCGCAGGCTGCTTCCCCGTCGTCATCGGCTGGTCTGCCGTGACGGGGTCGCTGTCGTGGGCACCGCTCATTCTCTTCGTCCTGATCTTCCTGTGGACCCCGCCCCACTACTGGCCGCTGTCCATGAAGTACAAGGACCAGTACGAGAACGTCGACGTGCCGATGTTGGGGGCCACCCGGTCGGGGTCGCAGGTGGGCCTCCAGGTGATCCTCTACGCCTGGGCGACCGTGGCCTGCTCGCTTCTGCTGATCCCGGTCGCTTCCATGGGCATGGTGTATTCGGTCTCGGCGCTCGTCTTCGGCGGATGGTTCCTCTATGAGTCCCACCGTCTGTACTCACGCGCGGTACGGGGAACGGAGCCACGACCGATGCGTGTGTTCCACGCATCGATCACCTACCTGACGCTGCTGTTCGTCGCGATCGCGATCGATCCTCTGCTGCCCTTCTGA